A part of Myxococcus fulvus genomic DNA contains:
- a CDS encoding helix-turn-helix domain-containing protein, whose amino-acid sequence MREPVDHKLAAILGGAARTARLRLGLTQSDVAERVGMAMEVYSRLERGRMLPRTQTLKRLCDVLQVSSDTLLGVGRGGAPLTPVTRKPEREDPLELRRMTRKLRELEPSQLRAVSRVVNAVVSVMPPPAPPVKQARPARRRKATG is encoded by the coding sequence ATGCGTGAGCCCGTCGACCACAAGCTCGCGGCCATCCTGGGAGGGGCGGCGCGGACCGCTCGCCTGCGATTGGGCCTCACCCAGAGCGACGTGGCCGAGCGCGTCGGCATGGCCATGGAGGTCTACAGCCGGCTGGAGCGCGGGCGGATGTTGCCTCGCACCCAGACGCTCAAGCGGCTGTGTGACGTGCTCCAGGTCTCCTCGGATACGTTGTTGGGGGTCGGCCGGGGTGGTGCTCCGCTGACGCCCGTGACGCGCAAGCCGGAGCGCGAGGACCCGCTGGAGCTGCGCCGCATGACGCGCAAGCTCCGGGAGCTGGAGCCCTCGCAGCTGCGCGCGGTGTCGCGCGTCGTCAACGCCGTCGTGTCGGTGATGCCGCCCCCGGCCCCTCCGGTGAAGCAGGCCCGTCCGGCGCGTCGGCGCAAGGCGACCGGCTAG
- a CDS encoding helix-turn-helix transcriptional regulator yields MNEELAITVGTAAKAARARLGLTQADVAERVGIAMEVYSRMERGRVLPSVTTLRRLCLVLCMDANALLGLSEGAPVAVRGQVGPRVEDPPVLRRLLRSLRALEPEALRAVVQVVQGALALRRR; encoded by the coding sequence ATGAACGAGGAACTGGCCATCACCGTGGGGACGGCGGCGAAGGCGGCGCGGGCTCGGTTGGGATTGACCCAGGCGGACGTCGCGGAGCGCGTGGGAATCGCCATGGAGGTCTACAGCCGCATGGAGCGCGGCCGCGTGCTGCCCAGCGTCACCACGCTGCGCAGGCTGTGTCTGGTGCTGTGCATGGACGCGAACGCGCTGCTGGGCTTGTCGGAGGGCGCGCCCGTGGCGGTCCGAGGGCAGGTGGGCCCGCGCGTGGAGGACCCTCCCGTGCTGCGCCGGCTCCTGCGCTCCCTGCGCGCGCTGGAGCCGGAGGCGCTGCGGGCCGTGGTGCAGGTGGTCCAGGGCGCGCTCGCGCTCCGGCGACGCTGA
- a CDS encoding response regulator translates to MTTLRKVMLVDDEEDIRAIGKLSLSRVGGWNTVLAASGTEALSKAAEELPDLILLDVMMPGMDGPTTFGELRKQVATSSTPIIFMTAKVQKQEVERYLGLGAVGVISKPFDPMTLPKEIRKLVPG, encoded by the coding sequence ATGACGACCCTTCGCAAGGTGATGCTGGTGGACGACGAAGAGGACATCCGCGCCATCGGGAAGCTGAGCCTGAGTCGGGTGGGCGGCTGGAACACGGTGCTCGCCGCGTCCGGCACCGAGGCCCTCTCCAAGGCCGCCGAGGAGCTGCCGGACCTCATCCTGCTGGACGTGATGATGCCGGGCATGGACGGGCCCACGACATTTGGGGAGCTGCGCAAGCAGGTGGCCACGTCGAGCACGCCCATCATCTTCATGACGGCCAAGGTGCAGAAGCAGGAGGTGGAGCGCTACCTGGGGCTCGGCGCGGTGGGTGTCATCAGCAAGCCCTTCGACCCCATGACGCTGCCCAAGGAGATTCGCAAGCTGGTGCCGGGATGA